Proteins found in one Paenibacillus wynnii genomic segment:
- the dtd gene encoding D-aminoacyl-tRNA deacylase has translation MRVVVQRCKKAQVTVDDAITGEIAEGLMLLVGVTHGDTEKDAKYLADKIAGLRIFEDNAGKMNLSIIDVGGAILSVSQFTLYGDCRKGRRPNFMAAAAPDEAKLLYEFFNHELAAGGLQVETGIFGAMMDVSLVNWGPVTLILDSRG, from the coding sequence ATGAGAGTAGTCGTGCAGCGCTGCAAGAAAGCGCAGGTAACTGTCGATGATGCCATAACCGGTGAAATCGCTGAAGGCCTTATGCTGCTTGTCGGCGTAACTCATGGAGACACGGAGAAAGACGCCAAGTATTTAGCGGACAAGATCGCTGGGCTGCGTATTTTCGAAGATAATGCCGGTAAGATGAACTTAAGTATTATAGATGTCGGGGGAGCCATACTTTCGGTCTCGCAGTTTACTTTGTACGGCGATTGCCGTAAGGGTAGAAGACCAAATTTCATGGCTGCCGCCGCACCTGACGAAGCGAAGCTATTGTATGAATTTTTTAATCATGAGCTTGCTGCGGGTGGACTTCAAGTAGAGACTGGGATTTTTGGCGCTATGATGGATGTGTCACTGGTTAATTGGGGTCCGGTAACGTTGATTTTAGATAGCCGAGGATAA